One segment of Exiguobacterium aurantiacum DSM 6208 DNA contains the following:
- a CDS encoding helix-turn-helix domain-containing protein translates to MNSNTIIVNNIKTWLQGNQKSQQWLAQEIGVSKALVGHMLNESRVIQPQRIVAIAKALSVSVNELTTDAPMREERMTVELRGTLSNRRSKMELERLKFAIEDYVGLKGDL, encoded by the coding sequence ATGAACTCAAATACAATCATCGTGAACAATATAAAAACATGGCTACAGGGTAATCAAAAGTCGCAACAATGGTTGGCCCAAGAAATCGGGGTCAGCAAGGCACTGGTCGGTCATATGTTAAATGAGAGCCGTGTCATCCAACCACAACGGATCGTTGCAATCGCGAAGGCATTAAGTGTATCGGTCAACGAATTGACAACTGATGCTCCAATGAGAGAAGAGCGCATGACGGTCGAGTTGCGCGGGACACTCTCAAATCGACGGTCCAAAATGGAGCTTGAGCGTCTGAAATTTGCGATAGAGGATTATGTCGGTCTCAAGGGTGATTTATAA
- a CDS encoding restriction endonuclease subunit S → MESKLTPILRFREYEHEWKAKTFKELGSVAMCKRIFKEQTTAQGEIPFYKIGTFGKIADSYISRETYEEYKEKYIYPKVGDILLSASGTIGRTVIYDGEDAYFQDSNIIWFNAHKEPLDNSFLYQFYQVVKWSGLEGSTIKRLYNENVLSTNINLPSLEEQKKIGSFFKSLDDTISLHQQELEALKQTKQGFLQKMFPKKGQLIPEIRLSGYKENWKEMKFKNLAKIRRGLTYKPKDVDKTGVRVLRSSNIKGDSFILKNDDVFVKQEAVNIDYAKENEILITSANGSSNLVGKHALIKKLDQPTVHGGFMLIASAKTPYFVNTLMSTEWYDRFIKVHVSGGNGAIGNLNKNNLENYSVMVPSIEEQIKIGDFFRQLDEVIELKEKEVEALKETKKGFLQKMFI, encoded by the coding sequence ATGGAAAGTAAGTTGACTCCGATTTTAAGGTTTAGAGAGTATGAACATGAATGGAAAGCAAAGACTTTTAAAGAACTTGGGTCTGTAGCCATGTGTAAAAGGATATTTAAAGAGCAGACTACTGCACAGGGTGAGATACCATTCTATAAAATCGGTACTTTCGGTAAAATAGCAGATTCATATATTTCTAGAGAAACATATGAAGAATATAAAGAAAAATATATATATCCCAAGGTAGGGGATATACTATTATCAGCTTCCGGTACAATCGGTAGAACAGTTATCTACGATGGAGAAGATGCTTATTTTCAAGACTCTAATATTATTTGGTTTAATGCACATAAAGAGCCTTTAGATAACTCATTTCTATATCAATTTTATCAGGTTGTTAAGTGGAGTGGTCTCGAAGGTAGTACAATTAAGCGACTATATAATGAGAACGTTCTGTCAACAAATATTAACCTGCCTTCATTAGAAGAACAAAAGAAAATCGGTTCATTCTTTAAAAGCTTAGACGATACGATTTCTCTTCATCAGCAAGAACTTGAAGCCCTCAAACAAACGAAACAAGGTTTCTTGCAAAAGATGTTTCCTAAAAAAGGACAACTTATTCCTGAAATAAGACTAAGTGGATACAAGGAAAATTGGAAAGAAATGAAGTTCAAAAATCTAGCTAAAATCAGAAGAGGTTTAACTTATAAACCAAAAGATGTTGATAAAACAGGAGTGAGAGTACTTAGGTCTTCAAACATTAAAGGAGATTCATTTATCTTAAAAAATGATGACGTGTTTGTTAAGCAGGAAGCTGTGAATATTGATTATGCCAAAGAAAATGAAATACTTATTACCTCTGCAAATGGATCGAGTAACCTAGTAGGAAAGCATGCTTTGATAAAAAAATTGGATCAACCGACTGTGCACGGAGGATTTATGTTAATTGCTTCAGCAAAAACACCGTATTTTGTAAATACTTTAATGAGTACTGAATGGTATGACCGATTTATTAAAGTTCATGTTTCAGGTGGAAATGGTGCTATAGGAAATTTGAATAAAAATAATTTAGAGAATTATTCAGTTATGGTTCCTTCAATAGAAGAACAGATCAAAATCGGCGATTTTTTCAGACAACTGGATGAGGTTATCGAGTTGAAAGAAAAAGAAGTTGAAGCCTTGAAGGAAACGAAAAAGGGCTTTCTGCAGAAAATGTTCATATAA
- a CDS encoding ImmA/IrrE family metallo-endopeptidase yields the protein MKPTTKFAEDTAEAFAADFLEQVIDSQVFIGAYIEQVLAKRANLIFQYVEDDSYYGVAIKHMSGEEFIALNSYQPLRMRYFTAAHELWHLSEASEWQVDGFDHERAADRFAAAIMLPKGTTKEVWEKLKDGYDTKSAIIYLADMAQVPYISVVRRLRELNYRFADLSEQEADWREERNRLGIAPSPLDQAQRFDSFVAYEQVVVKAVEEERLTRLNAANKLSVYRPDLAKTLQEDEISRLQEDVPHD from the coding sequence ATGAAGCCAACTACAAAATTTGCGGAAGACACGGCAGAAGCGTTTGCAGCCGACTTTTTAGAGCAAGTCATTGATAGCCAAGTCTTCATTGGTGCTTATATCGAACAGGTATTGGCCAAACGAGCAAACCTCATTTTTCAATATGTCGAGGACGACTCGTATTACGGTGTCGCAATCAAGCATATGTCTGGAGAAGAGTTCATTGCATTGAACTCCTACCAACCGCTACGTATGCGTTACTTTACCGCGGCCCATGAACTATGGCACTTGTCTGAAGCGAGCGAATGGCAAGTCGATGGGTTCGATCACGAGCGGGCGGCTGACCGTTTCGCAGCTGCGATCATGTTGCCGAAGGGTACGACCAAAGAAGTGTGGGAGAAACTGAAGGACGGCTATGATACGAAGTCCGCCATCATCTATTTGGCAGATATGGCCCAAGTCCCATACATCTCGGTCGTCCGACGACTCCGAGAACTCAATTACCGATTCGCTGACTTGAGTGAACAGGAAGCCGATTGGCGCGAAGAACGGAACCGTCTCGGGATTGCCCCGAGCCCATTGGATCAAGCCCAACGCTTCGATTCATTTGTGGCCTATGAACAAGTGGTCGTCAAGGCAGTGGAAGAAGAACGATTGACACGATTGAACGCTGCGAACAAACTCTCCGTCTATCGACCAGATCTGGCTAAAACGTTACAAGAAGATGAAATCAGTCGTCTACAAGAGGACGTGCCCCATGATTAA
- a CDS encoding type I restriction-modification system subunit M — MSALNQKLFSAADNLRSKMDASEYKNYLLGLIFYKYLSDKLLEKVVVSADASLEDYDTQKKQTALYIELLVDDDIKDDLIETLVDVLGYDIEPKYLFNVLAEQAQQNIFQLNDLNKAFVELASKYEQFNGLFDDVDLKSKKLGSDDQQRNITITEVLKKLAYVDLVGYGGDVIGDAYEFLISQFASEAGKKAGEFYTPHQVSDMMARIVTIGQEDKKLFSVFDPTMGSGSLMLNVRNYLNYPDSVKYHGQELNTTTFNLAKMNLILHGVDSEDMRLRNGDTLNKDWPTDEPYTFDSVLMNPPYSADWSAESTFLDDSRFNRYGKLAPKTKADFAFLLHGFYHLKDSGTMAIVLPHGILFRGAAEGVIRKKLLEDGSIDAVIGLPGNMFFGTSIPTTVVILKKNREARDVLFIDASKDFIKGKNQNKLSTEHIERIVETYKMRETVEKYAYVASFDEIKENDFNLNIPRYVDMFEEEEQIDLAAIGSELKAVREKKAELEASLFEMISSLKYGQKENEWIQGALEVFKDGK; from the coding sequence ATGTCAGCATTGAACCAAAAACTTTTCAGCGCAGCGGACAACCTTCGCAGCAAAATGGACGCCTCAGAATACAAAAACTACTTATTAGGCCTCATCTTCTATAAATATCTCTCAGACAAGTTGCTCGAGAAAGTCGTTGTGAGCGCAGATGCTTCGCTTGAAGACTACGATACGCAGAAGAAGCAGACAGCACTCTACATTGAATTATTGGTGGATGACGACATCAAGGACGACTTGATTGAGACACTCGTCGATGTGCTCGGTTATGACATTGAACCAAAGTACCTCTTCAACGTTCTCGCAGAACAAGCACAGCAAAATATCTTCCAATTGAATGACCTCAACAAGGCGTTCGTTGAGTTGGCCTCAAAGTATGAGCAGTTCAACGGCCTGTTCGATGACGTTGACCTGAAGTCGAAGAAACTCGGTTCGGATGACCAGCAACGGAATATCACCATCACGGAAGTATTGAAGAAATTGGCGTATGTCGATTTAGTAGGTTATGGCGGCGATGTCATTGGGGACGCATACGAGTTCCTAATCAGCCAATTCGCCTCAGAGGCCGGGAAAAAAGCGGGGGAATTCTATACACCTCATCAGGTATCGGATATGATGGCACGCATCGTCACCATTGGACAAGAAGATAAGAAACTCTTCAGTGTCTTCGACCCGACGATGGGTTCCGGCTCGCTCATGTTGAACGTCCGAAACTACCTGAACTATCCGGACAGCGTGAAGTATCACGGACAAGAGCTGAACACGACGACGTTCAACTTGGCGAAGATGAACTTGATTCTTCATGGTGTTGATAGTGAAGACATGCGCCTACGGAACGGGGACACCTTGAACAAGGATTGGCCGACAGATGAGCCATATACGTTCGACTCCGTCCTAATGAACCCTCCGTATTCTGCTGATTGGTCAGCGGAATCTACTTTCCTTGATGATTCACGCTTTAACCGATACGGCAAGTTGGCACCGAAGACGAAAGCAGACTTCGCCTTCCTACTTCATGGTTTTTATCATTTGAAAGACTCAGGAACGATGGCAATCGTTTTGCCACACGGTATCTTGTTCCGTGGGGCGGCTGAAGGGGTCATCCGTAAGAAGTTATTGGAAGACGGTAGTATAGATGCGGTCATCGGGTTGCCAGGAAACATGTTCTTCGGAACATCGATTCCGACCACGGTCGTCATCTTGAAGAAGAATCGAGAGGCACGCGATGTACTCTTCATCGATGCGAGTAAAGATTTCATCAAAGGCAAGAATCAGAACAAACTTTCGACTGAACATATAGAACGCATTGTTGAAACGTATAAAATGAGAGAAACTGTTGAAAAATATGCTTACGTCGCAAGTTTCGATGAAATCAAAGAAAATGATTTTAACCTCAATATCCCGAGATATGTCGATATGTTTGAAGAGGAAGAACAAATCGATTTGGCAGCAATCGGGAGCGAGTTAAAAGCAGTCCGTGAGAAGAAAGCGGAGCTGGAAGCGAGTCTATTTGAGATGATTTCGTCGCTTAAATATGGACAAAAAGAAAACGAATGGATTCAAGGGGCGTTAGAGGTGTTCAAGGATGGAAAGTAA
- a CDS encoding type I restriction endonuclease subunit R, EcoR124 family: MVKTTHSDELAVEHRLIEVLGEGHNQWNYRPDLKSEADLWDNLRHKITRNNLSEVGEHPITNKEFDTIKTELLSKTQTPFDAARWLKGENGIARITIEREDTSLGSMSLILYSNRDIGGGISTYEVVHQIAKQKVDEDGRDRRFDVTLLINGLPIVQIELKKVTAKDGVYQAHNQIKKYAEEGLFRNNIFSTLQLFVISNEQTTRYFANALPKDMHRKFVFSWRTTDNRKVDNLYEFVKQMLNIPDAHRLIANYTIVSEDQDNKALMVLHPYQIHAIEALFASAARHESGFVWHATGSGKTLTSFVSTKLLARKPGVDRTIMLIDRKDLDSQTTSEFTKFASEFNTGISSGNAAANSLIVGTSSSKKLSETLLSDTNSNTVIITTRQKLEAALRIAQKQEEEKGAHRFQKLIGQHIVFVVDECHRALSAEGMGAIKGFFPNSTWFGFTGTPIFNENKKQAQGQLARTTREQYGELLHSYTIKNALEDGAVLGFQVEHEDTIEPTSLNNRIFSILRQDERHADLSDNELNELIDQMDAMEKEKHIPNDLYERDEHIQKVIHKMFRPDNAYTKFDFKNGRPQKSAILTTSSIAMAKRYYQAIQAMKQDPDWMTNEFAGHPIRKGRTIEDPDFPRIAITYSMQENEDNSKQVEDEMRQVIRDYNTYYGTAWSIEDIERYNGDINNRLARKKAEFKEFGNQIDLVIVVDRLLTGFDAPTIQTLFVDRNLSYANLIQAFSRTNRTFPGKTKGLIVTFRKPALMEKNVQDATRLYSNENDDSSLVYPTYEESKKRFKKAHKALLELAAEPGEIDEHSTLEERVEYVKAFQELSNAFEALVTYDEYNDDMEKSKTLQDQVKTVEDFVGSYNTVKGSLLEKPDPDDGDPDNTPDFSDIEFFGDNTARLYDVDSSYIDKLLGTYSANNADVRSEIEKALQKLNKSEVVKEVYRSILNAIDGGEIEEDDIFTLKRGYFTGAYEQAVRDFAELWFVEERELYASAVQYNIGADPIPNIGGIINSKDFASYKEANPGAMPLKYGPSMKREWRTTLDQTVIPLSQELR, translated from the coding sequence GTGGTGAAGACGACACATAGTGATGAACTTGCGGTCGAACATCGACTGATCGAGGTGCTCGGGGAAGGGCACAACCAATGGAACTATCGACCGGACTTGAAATCGGAGGCAGACCTCTGGGACAACCTCCGTCATAAGATCACGCGCAACAACTTATCAGAGGTTGGGGAACATCCGATCACAAACAAGGAGTTCGATACCATCAAGACGGAGCTCCTCTCGAAGACGCAGACACCGTTCGATGCGGCACGCTGGTTGAAAGGGGAGAACGGCATCGCCCGCATCACCATCGAGCGGGAAGACACTTCGCTTGGCTCGATGTCACTCATCCTCTACTCGAACCGCGACATCGGGGGCGGCATCTCGACGTATGAGGTCGTCCATCAGATTGCCAAACAGAAGGTGGACGAGGACGGGCGTGACCGTCGTTTCGATGTGACGCTCCTCATCAACGGCCTCCCGATCGTCCAAATCGAGTTGAAGAAGGTGACGGCGAAGGACGGGGTGTACCAGGCGCACAACCAGATCAAGAAGTATGCGGAAGAGGGTCTGTTCCGAAACAACATCTTCTCGACGCTCCAACTGTTCGTTATCTCGAACGAACAGACGACGCGCTACTTCGCGAACGCGCTCCCAAAGGACATGCATCGGAAGTTCGTCTTCAGTTGGCGTACGACCGACAACCGGAAAGTCGATAACTTGTACGAGTTCGTGAAACAGATGTTGAACATTCCGGACGCGCACCGCTTGATTGCTAACTACACGATCGTCAGCGAGGACCAGGACAACAAGGCGCTCATGGTTCTTCATCCGTATCAGATCCATGCCATCGAGGCACTTTTTGCGTCGGCAGCGCGACATGAGTCGGGATTCGTCTGGCACGCGACCGGGTCCGGAAAGACCTTGACGAGCTTCGTGTCGACGAAACTCCTCGCTCGGAAGCCCGGGGTCGACCGGACCATCATGTTGATCGACCGGAAGGACCTCGACAGCCAGACGACGAGCGAGTTCACGAAGTTCGCCTCGGAGTTCAACACCGGCATCTCGTCGGGGAACGCCGCAGCCAACAGTTTGATCGTCGGGACGTCGAGCTCGAAGAAGCTGAGCGAGACGCTCCTGTCCGACACGAACTCGAACACGGTCATAATCACGACGCGTCAGAAGCTCGAGGCGGCCCTCCGGATTGCACAGAAGCAGGAAGAGGAGAAGGGCGCACACCGCTTCCAAAAACTCATCGGGCAACATATCGTCTTCGTGGTCGATGAGTGTCACCGGGCGCTTAGTGCGGAAGGGATGGGGGCCATCAAAGGCTTCTTCCCGAACTCGACCTGGTTCGGGTTCACCGGCACGCCGATCTTCAACGAGAACAAGAAGCAGGCGCAAGGGCAGCTCGCCCGCACGACCCGTGAGCAGTATGGGGAGCTGCTCCATTCGTACACGATCAAGAACGCGCTCGAGGACGGGGCCGTGCTCGGCTTCCAGGTCGAACATGAGGACACGATCGAACCGACCTCGCTGAACAACCGCATCTTCAGCATCCTCCGTCAGGACGAGAGGCATGCCGACCTTTCCGACAACGAGTTGAACGAGCTCATCGACCAGATGGACGCGATGGAGAAGGAGAAGCATATCCCGAACGACCTGTACGAGCGGGACGAGCATATCCAGAAGGTCATCCATAAGATGTTCCGCCCGGACAACGCCTACACGAAGTTCGACTTCAAGAATGGGCGCCCACAGAAGTCAGCGATTCTGACGACGAGCTCGATCGCGATGGCGAAACGGTATTATCAGGCCATCCAGGCGATGAAGCAGGACCCGGACTGGATGACGAACGAGTTCGCGGGACATCCAATCCGGAAGGGACGCACCATCGAGGACCCGGACTTCCCACGCATCGCCATCACGTACTCGATGCAGGAGAACGAAGACAACTCGAAGCAGGTCGAGGACGAGATGCGACAGGTCATCCGTGACTATAACACTTATTACGGGACGGCATGGTCAATCGAGGACATCGAGCGCTACAACGGGGACATCAACAACCGTCTCGCGCGCAAGAAGGCCGAGTTCAAGGAGTTCGGGAACCAGATCGACCTCGTCATCGTCGTCGACCGACTGCTCACCGGCTTCGATGCGCCGACCATCCAGACGCTCTTCGTCGACCGGAACCTGAGCTATGCGAACCTGATCCAGGCGTTCTCCCGAACGAACCGGACCTTCCCGGGAAAGACGAAAGGATTGATCGTGACGTTTCGGAAGCCCGCCCTCATGGAGAAGAACGTCCAGGATGCGACCCGCCTCTATTCGAACGAGAACGACGATTCGAGCCTCGTCTATCCGACGTACGAGGAGTCGAAGAAGCGATTCAAGAAAGCGCATAAGGCGCTGCTTGAATTGGCTGCCGAGCCTGGTGAGATTGATGAACACTCGACGTTAGAGGAGCGAGTCGAGTACGTCAAGGCATTCCAGGAGCTGAGCAACGCTTTCGAGGCACTCGTCACCTACGACGAGTATAACGATGATATGGAGAAATCGAAGACCCTCCAGGACCAAGTGAAGACGGTCGAGGATTTCGTCGGCAGTTACAATACGGTCAAAGGCTCATTACTGGAAAAGCCTGACCCTGACGATGGAGACCCGGACAACACGCCTGATTTCTCGGATATCGAGTTCTTTGGGGACAATACTGCGAGGCTCTATGATGTCGACTCGAGCTATATCGACAAGTTACTCGGCACCTATTCGGCCAATAATGCCGACGTCCGTTCTGAAATCGAGAAGGCGCTCCAGAAGTTGAACAAGTCTGAGGTCGTTAAAGAAGTATACCGTTCGATTTTAAATGCGATTGATGGCGGCGAGATCGAGGAAGATGACATCTTCACACTGAAACGAGGCTATTTCACAGGCGCCTACGAACAAGCCGTCCGTGATTTTGCTGAGCTCTGGTTTGTCGAGGAGAGGGAACTATACGCCTCTGCCGTTCAATACAATATCGGTGCTGACCCGATTCCAAACATCGGCGGTATTATCAACAGTAAAGATTTCGCAAGTTACAAGGAAGCCAATCCCGGGGCTATGCCCTTGAAGTATGGTCCGTCGATGAAGCGAGAGTGGCGAACCACGTTAGATCAAACAGTTATCCCGCTCAGCCAAGAGCTTCGCTAA